The region ATCACTGCCTCTACTGAAGAGCATTTGGCTCTCCCACACCACATttagaagaaagaatgaattcTTTGTAAGAGATCTAGCAATCATTGCTAAATAATGTGCTTCAAAAAGTTTCTCTTGAGAATACTCTTTTTAAAGTAAGCTGTATGCACTTTAGTAAAACAGGGACTAGCTAGCATTCTTAATCAGTTCCGGaacatttctttacattttctaatgaAAGACTAACACTTCCAACTTGGCCTCACGCCTTTATTAAAAGACTCTACTTATGTAAATTCATGTTCGATTCTAACTGTCCTAAGACTTGGTAGGTAAATGACTCTTCGGTGGACACTAACCTGCATGCATATGTTTTTAATAAGTGATTCCAATCCACACGCAAagctttaaaaagacaaaacccacTGCTTTTAGATCACTTCCTAAGCAGATGAAATCATGACTCCACGATCCAGGTTCTATTGCACACATATAAGCAAGCAATATTTCAAGTGGGAGTTCAAGGTTTTTCCCACTTGTTGTTAGAAAAATTGGATGTTACCGTTGATGTAGGCACACTGGTTTTCCCTCAAGATTCTTTCAGACTTCTTGATCATCTCATTGGATTTTTTGTCAGGCCAGGCAAATAATGTCTCCTTTAGATTTCCCTGCAGCATCTTCAGAAAGCAGTGGGAGTCAGTGTGATCGTGGATACtgctatatatacacaaaatgacAACTAAACTCAGTAGATGGTCCAGAACCCACACTTGTAACAATCTGTCCAGAGCTTACAGCTGCCAACTGTCAATAGGACGTCTCCCAGGCCAATATCCATTTCAGCTGGAGTTTTAAATGTCGTCAATTTATAATTCAACATTGTTCAGGGCAAAGTAATAAAATACTATGTCTTCCATATCAATGCATATAAGGGGTACAGTTTTGACCCATACCCTTACAGAAGAACAATTCATCTTTTTAAACCTTGTTGTAATACTCCTTTGATAACAGAAACACAAAACCAGTAATCATTTATCTTCTCCAAAATATAGCTTTTAATAACTCAATTAAGCTGGGCTAGAACTTGACTTAAAAACTACATTACAGAAATTTTAGAGTGGATAAAAATCCTTTATCTGTAACTGCATCACATTGAGAAGATCACATAACAGTGTTTTTTCcccaggctttttcttttttctccttcctctggggGACAAAAGGTATGCACATGTGTGTTAGCAGCCGAAAATTATACTATAAAGCATatgaaatgttaatattttatacatttagagTATCCTATCTGTGATTACCTCCCAATATTGatgggagaaaaaaagcaaattggaTCTGAGGAAAGAATTTATTCCTATAATCTTAAATAGTATTTAAGTTTATTACGTAGTACTAGCTATAGGgttgattaaaaaatatgaaccTGCAATTACAACATGCTATATGCTATAGCATGTATTTCATATGTTGAATTCTGTTACCCCGTATATGTATCATGAGAACTTGTTTTCTAATTCACAGAGCCTTGTTCTACTCCTGACATATAATCTGCTTTCAAGAAATATTGAGAGAATGAAAACAACCTCATTCTATATGAGTAAGTAAATGCACTCTATAGACCTAACTTTCCAAAATCTTGTAAATTCATGTTTACTTTTTCCCACCAAAAATGGGTCTGgattattggctttttttttttttttttttttttttaccattctcAAGAGACTGAGAAGGATCTGCTTAAAGAGGTAACAATACTTGACTGGTAGTAAGACTTGCAAATGTATAAACTAAGGAAAAATTAAGGGACCAAGTTTCAAGAATTGGTATTAGTCTAAGTTGTCTTATCTTctgtatacagaaaataaacaattagCTTGAAGTAGAAAGAAATTTTCTGAATTTGTGATTTGCTTTTCTAGCTCCAAATCTGGATGCTTTGGTCTTTGGTCCGACAATTGTTTACACACTTCAAAGCACCACAAAGGTCAAGTTTTAGCACAACTTCATAGAAAGTTTAACTCCACAGAACACAGAGAGAATAATTAAGCTGGTTACTTACCTCCACCTCCTTTGATTTACTACTCATTTTGGGGGAAGGTCTGTCATAATACATGGTATATGCTAAACCCCTCACGCTAATTCCCATGAGAATTTTTGCTGGGATTAGGGGACATTGTGAACAAATAATTACAACATGCGATTTGTTAGTGCTCACAAGGCACGTGGCCAGCCTGGCACTGTACTTTTCACATGCTGGaataaacactgaataaatatCTGAATGAATAGTTGTATTACCTGCCATGTCCTTCGCCCCAACATAGAATCATGAGattaaattttccatttccttgatcCACAAGATTTCGGGTATATCTGAAAAGAATGTTTTCAGAAGTTTGAATTTGGTCGAtgagacaaatggaaaaataagtgtGTCATATAGTATCATTCATTTACAAATGCTAATATTTTTACCTAGAAGCAACTTTAAATGTGGTTGTCTAATTAGAAATCGAGCACAAATGAAAGCaagtattttttcacagttcatttagacatttttgtattttgaatcactgtgtttATAGCTGCTCAGTTCTAATTAATGGCACGAAAaaggtaagagaaaaaaattaaattccttgAGTCTCCATGTGACAGCCTCAAActgataaaaagaataaaaatttctcACAGAAAGCATTTTCAAAGGGCACTACTGCTCTAGGCAAGAATGTTGGctattgtcttttttccccctccctgtagcTAAACCAGAATTTGAGAAACAAGGTTCCATTAAATAGCTGTTCTAGAATTCTCCTTAGTTTTACTAGAGTCCAGACACAAGCGACATCCACGTTCAAAAGCATCATGATGAAACGTCCTCCACAGATAGAGCGGGCGTTGACCTAAGTACCAGAACAAAAGCGACTACACTTGGGAAGTAAAATAACACTCTAAACCTTTTACAATGAGGAGAAATTAGTAATTAGCCCCCAGAAATCCCAAACCAAAACAACCACATCCacaccatcccccaccccctccaaaaaatcaactttaaagtTTCTATTGGTCCCACAGGTACTCTTGACATCTAATTAACAAAGTTCGATAATTATACATttagactaattttttttaaactttttattggagcatagttgctttacaatgctgtgttagtttctactgtacagcaaagtggatcagctatacgtatacatatatcccctctttttggatttccttcccatttaggtcaccacagagcattgagtagagttccctgtgttatacagtaggttctcattagttatctattttatacatggtagtgtatatatgtcaatcccaatctcccagttcatcccccctgCCTCCCggccctttcccccttggtatccagaCGTTTGATCTCTACGATAGACTAATTTTTAAGGAAAGGAATCTTTATCCCTTTTGTTTGCTCACATGGTCATCTGTTCACTTATGTCCCACATGCCCCTTGCTCCCCTATGCTGGAGGCCAGGTGCTGGCAGAGTAGGGTCACTGAGAGAGTTGATTAGTAAGTGCTTTTTAGATATCAGTTATCCTTACTTTGGAGCCCTTTCAAGGACCTAGCAGGCAGCTGTGCACACAGCCTTTAATTCACAGTAAATGGTTCCTGTACCAGGGATCCTActtttccctcctccagccctagGGTCTTGCTTCTCTGGGGCTTCTTCCAGACAATTTACTGCTTGGCCCCCAGTGGAACATATTTTGTCTTGATTCTTCTGCACTGGCCTTCCCAAGGTCAGAGATCAGATTCCTTCACAGTACTAGGACACTTATTACATGCGCAAAATACTACcacattgatttctgctctcccatctccctccctccctactccAACTGCCCGCCTAGGAATGCACCCATTATTTTACTGAGCTGTGCTTCAGAAACCCGTGGAACAGGTCAATCCCAAGGTTTCAAGTGGTTTAGAGCTTGTCAATCAAGATAAATTCAAGGCCCCTGGAAATGCCCTTGTTCTATAGATTAAAAGTCCATACAGCATACCCTGCTTAATTAATTTCACTTGGTCAGTAATAAATCTAGGCAGGAGAAAACTATTATGGCCACCTTGTGTCTACAGGGGGTTTAGCAGTGGTTTAGAGTGTGGGCTCTAGAATAATGCTAATTTGAATCCTGGAGCCGCTAAGGAACATTAGTATGACCTTGTGCAGGTAATCCAACCTTTTCATTGCCTActatttctcacctgtaaaacagggataagaaTGGTACCTATCTCAGAGCTGTTGTGAGGTTAGCAGTTAATACATGTGTCAAGTGATTGTAAGGGTACTAGAGCCCATAACAAGCCCTCAATTACTTGGAGCTAATGGCAAAATTACTCTGGTAGCTTTATGGGCAGCCACAGAAGGATAGGAACCAAAGGAATTTCCTAGAACCACTTGCAAGTGGAAAATAGGATCCTAAGTATTCACTTTTCTATTTCAGTTCCTAAAGTACAACTGAAACAGCCCTTGGCGACAAAACTTTACCAAACACACTGTATATGCTGACGTAAAGTGACTAACTGAAACGGCTTCAGGCTTCAAAGGAAAGCTTcatcttttcttattcttctctttcaACTATGCTCCTTTCCCTGACCTCATCACAACCAACCATTAAGACTGAAGCGCTGGTTACCCTTCGGAAAAGAAACCCTCATTCTTCAGGGTGATTAAATTTTACTTCTCTCTCCAGAGGATTGGTAggctgtttcattttttatttaatctcCAAGCCAAGGCATCTCACTCAAGCACCTCTGAGGAGCAGGGgtctccaatttacattccagacCCTCAGATCTAAGGATAAGGAAAAGCATATTGCTTGGGGGCTGAAAGAAAAGCACTCGTTTATTTCGAGAACCTGACAGTGGGTTTAAATAAACCCCCAGCCCGGGGAGTCCAACTGGTTTGGGAGAGGGGGCGTCATAAACTGAAAAACAGCAGCTGACAACCCCAAGTCGTTATTTTGTATTAACAAAAATGCTTGCTGGCAGACGCCTGCTTGCAAGCGACCGAGGGAGAAGTGATGGAGAATTGGTGTCGTTTAACTGCGTCCTCCACCGTCACCCTTTTCTCCGGACCGCTGTTGGAGTGCTCTCCTGAGAACACCCCGGTTAGTCCAGACAGCCAGAGTCTGAGGGTATCCAGCCACCGGGGTCTCCCCGCATCTCCTCCGTGTTCTAGGCTAGCGACGGCTCCGcttgcggggcgggggggtgcgGGTGGCAGAAGGAGTGGCCGTTCGGAAGCCGAGGGATTGATCAacaagaaaaggaacagaaaacttGCACCGCTCGGTGGCCTCCCCTCTGGGAGCCTGACGCAGTCTCCTGCCAGTGGGACACGCCTTCGGCCCAAAGCACCGAACGCCCGCCCCGGTGTTCGCGGGCAAGGAGGCGCGGCGCTGGGGTGCGGGAGACGGCCGGGAGCACTGGGAGAGTAGGCGCTGCGGGCGCCGGGCGGCCCGCGCTCTCCGGGAGTCAAGACCCGCTCCCCACAAGCCCGCGCCGGCGCCCGCTCGGACTCAAGGGTCGGCGCCGGAGAGTCTCGGCGATCAGGGCGAAAGCACGCTCACCTGTACTGGTCGAACTTGGCGTACACTGCCCACTCGGCGGGGCTGCTCTCGTAGGCTTCCAAGACGGCCTGCACCTCCTCCACATTGACCTCCTCGCCGGCGAAGAGCTGGTGCAGGATGCGGATCAGATCGGCCAGGGTGCGTGGCTTTAGCACCTCGGTCCGCTCCATCCCTTGCGGACTGGCGGCGCGCGTCTCGCTGCTGGGCTGCGACGGAGGAGCTGAGTGAGCCGAGGAGCCGGGGGTGAGAGTTCCTAGCTGCTAGCCAGACAGTTACACACAGCCACGAAGCCCCCAAATGCACGAGTGCCACAGCGTAAAGAAACCCCCGCCAAGATACCCACCGTGGCGGATCAGAGTACGGGCCGCGCACACAAATCTGGACCAAACCTGCTAGGTTCAGCCTCCCCGGGCCCTTTTTAAGCTCTCGGAGTCACCGGGAATGTACCAACGTCCCTCGGAGGGTGGGGAGAAGCGGGGAGCGACCTGAGAAGGGTGGCGGAGGCGGCGAGAGCGTGCGGGAAAGGCCCACGCACACGGCCCCGGCTCCTTCGGCACCTCGGCCCTAGCGGAACCCTTCTCTCCCGGGTCCCGGTGCTCGCGGTGGGCTGCGCGCAATCTCTCCCCCACCGTAACATACCGTCTTTCGGCCGCCCATCCCAacccctcttcccccctcccccgctccctgaGGCTCCTCTGTGCTGCCTTAGTTTGCGACGCTAGGACGTCGACAGAAGGGGTCTGGAGAAGGGGCGCAGTACGCTGAGGAAGGACACGGACGCTTCCTTCCAAATGGAGCCGAGGGATTGATTTTGAACAGTTTACAAAGGCTGAGTATGTAGTCCACTCCCAAGGTGGAGAGCTTCTGTTCTGTCGATTGAAACCATCGATAATATGCTCCAAGGCTAGGTGAAAATAAGTCaaagtcttcttttaaaaaaatttaaatgtgctgTGCTTAAACTACAGCTTGACAAGGGAGGCTGGGGTCTAGAGCAACACTGGTGAAACAATAGAAGGCCGGGTATccctctttgatttttaaaatcaaacatttcctttaaatattgataatatatCCAGGGCAAAGACCTGATGTGTCAAGTAATGGGTCAaagaaatgctgattttttttgaTTCCTAATACAGTAATTTAAAGTGTTCTAATCAGATTATTTAAATCCTTCAATTCTAGGCTTGTGCCTAGAGTAGCCTACCGGTAATACACACAAGAAAATGCATTTCTATGTTGTGCGTAGCACGTAGCAGCTTTGAGATTAACACAAGTTAAGTatgaatgaaaataaggaaaaagtgaAGGACAGAAGAAATGCCAGTAGAGATTCCTTCTTTCTCACTATAGATGGATTCAGGGTTATTAAAGGTCTAGACTTCTGGAAGACTGGTCTGTTTCTGCCAGACTTTGCTCCAaggtatttttatgtatatacatatgtatgtatatgtgtatatactgtatatatttaagtttaCTAGTGCCATCTGCATTCTTAAACGTCCCTGATTAAACTGATTACACTAAAACTATTCTAACATTGTTCCAAAAGGGCTACTACAGGTACAAAGCACTCCAGAGGCCTACCTTTTGTGATGTAGAGGTGGTTAATTAAAGAATTATGGGACAGAGTAACTCGTACCCTTTTCATCATTTACTCATAATTTCTTTATTCTTGTCAGTGTTTTCTATTGAGTCTCTTAATTACTTCATTTCAGCTATTTTAATCCACAAATATTGGGAATGAACAACAAAAATCGAACACAAACTTTTCTGCATTTCATAGTGGATTACACTTCTCTAAATTTTTCAGACCGttcattttctactttctctGGCTCCTTCTGACATTCAGAGACCTCAAGGATCTTTACTAATATAGCCATATTTACACATTCATATTCATTGCCTCTCTAACGCCCCCAACACAATTTCATTGACCCTTTCTATGTGGATGTCTCCCACATCTCTCTAATCTCACATGCTGAGAGTAATCTCTAATACCTTTTAGCACCTCAAATGAAATATACCACATTTAAAACTCCTTTCAAACATGCTTTTCATTTCCTGGAGGTTCAATTTCCACAATGAGGCTATCCGAGCTCAAGAACCTTATCCACCACTGCCTACTCTTTCCTGCTTCATTCTCAAGCTCTTTCAACCAATAGCTAACTTTTTAAACCTCCAGaatatcttttatgtttttccaCCTTTCTATTCTTATTGCCACTCCACTCAAGCCTCTATTCTAATTTTGGGTGGATTACTATGCTGGCCCTTCCCAGTACAGATCCTTTACTCACATCCACTAATTATACTTAAGTTCAGACTGGTTATGTTTCCTGGTCAGAAACTTTCAATAACTCTTATTTCCTACATACTAGGTTTGTCAACCTGGCATTTAAAATTCTCCATGTTTTGGctcatttcctttttcatcttttatctttacttttcttctttaccAAATGTCTTCCAGCCAGATTATATTAGTCACTATTCCTTGTGGTTACcaaatccattcttctgctttaagcttttccttctgcctagacACTAGAAAGACATTTCAATATGTCCAGATCCTACCTTAAGGTCTTAGCTCAAATGCTTTCCTCTCAAATAAGTTATATCTCCTCTTGAACAACTAAGGCAATAATCAGTATCTTTCTTATGGCACTTACCACTTTGCAGCAGGTATTGTAGTTACTTAGGTGGATTATCTTGACAGTGAGATGTTTGGGACAGGctccttttacatttcatttttgtattccttTCTCTACACCTAGTACACAGTGCCTTGCATATGCATGAATGGTGACTCCAGCAAAAACATACTGGTAATTGGCTAGAGTAATTCAACTGCTAGTTTTAAGGATCCCTGGGGCTGTGCGTTCAAATCCAGCAGACTAGACTTGTTTCtctcaaggtttttttttgtttgtctttctttctggttTCTCTGTAAAGAAAACCCATATTCTTCCCCACAGAATTGCACATTGTAACTTAACtactgtccctccctccccccaaagtGACTGACATTACAGGCTCTATTAACATAAGTAGGATACCTAGATTCAGAGGTGGTAGTTCTACCGCACTCTGCATTGCCCATGTCAATGATCATCACATTTTAAGACAGATGTTGACATGTGATAGATATCCAGAGAAAGGAGTTAGAATTATTAGAGGTTCAGTAATATtggtctatccatccatctgacACATTTTCACAAGCATGTACTATATGCCTGGCACTGCTTACAAAACTTAAGTCTCTGCCCTCAGAGGGCATATGTTCTAAAGGGGCTGGGGGTAGCTACCCCAACAAATACAGTATATATGGAGAAATGGACACATAGTACCGTATACAATACacgatggagaaaaataaagcaggagaaAGAAGGTAGAAGGTGGTGAGGAGGTGTCATGTGATAGTTGAACAGGGACTGAAGGATGTTAGTGAGAAATGCAATTGTCTGGGGGAAGTTTCCAGATGGAGGAAATGGTAAGTACAAAAGCCCTGGGATGGGATCAAGTCTAGTGTTTGGATAATAACACAGATGAACACGGAGGTGGGTGGTAAGCTGTAGAAATGGGGACTTCAGATCACATAGGACAATGAAAGTCTTCAACTTTTACTCTGATATGGGAAGCCACTTGGGGATTTTGGCCAGGGAGCAGATAAAGGGAAGCCAATTAGCTGGCTATTACAGTTCAAGTGAAAGATAATGGTGGCTTGGCTAGAGTGGGAGAATAGATGAAAAATGGCTGGATTCTGAACATGTTTTGGTAAAGATGTCAGGATTTGCTGATAGACTGGAAGTGGGTTAGAGAGGGATTAATAATTAGTTGAGCAACTGGAAGGAATGGATTTGCCATGATTAAGATAGTAGAAGACTTGGGAGAACTGAGGTGGGAAAGGGGGAAAAGATATGCCTCATAGATCTAGATATATAATAGAACTGGGAAGAAATAGTTTTaggaggaaggcagagggaagagagttCTATAAAGAATAAATCCACCTCAAAATGGATAGGGCTTTCCTTATGGCTATCACTAAGTAACCAATAAGTTTCAGGTATATCTGCTCCATATGAGAACATAGAAGGAACTATGATTTATAAGGATTCCTCTAACTCAAGATTCTAATCACACTCAATATACATACATGTTTTATCCTTCCTTCATCCATATCAtataagaaaatacaggaaattccctggaggttcagtggctaggactccatgctctcactgccgagagcttgggttcaatcactggtcagggaactaagattctacaagccgtgcagcgcggccaaaaaaaaaaaagacaggtaaaTCTAATATTTGGTatcaaattttatctttttactttctattatttCAAAAAATCAACTTAAAGTTTCAAGAATTATTTAAATTCGTACCTGACAATCTACCTTCCAATCAGAATGAAAGTTCCAGAACAGGAATCTTATATCTTATTCCAATGCTGAGGACATAGTAGGCACTCTAtgtgaataaacaaatggaaatttataGTTTCAAGGCTTTTGAAAGAGATTGCCAAAATGTCCCCTAAAATTGtagtaccaattcacattccattCACCAAGAATATGACAGGACTTATTTCCCCACAATGTTGCCAATACTGATAATTGTTTTAACTATTGATACTATGAAAGGTGATACTCAGCATTTCGTAGTTTTtacctgtacttttttttttttttgcggtatgcgggcctctcactgttatggcctctcccgttgcggagcacaggctccggacgcgcaggctcagcggccatggctcaccggcctagccactccgcggcatgtgggatcttcccggaccgggtcacgaacccgtgtcccctgcatcggcaggcggactctcaaccactgagccaccagggaagccctacctgtaCTTTTTATAACTAATGATTAGCACTTTTCATGCTTTATTAGccacctatatttttattttttggaattaCATTTTAACGTATTGTGCCCATTTTTCAGACGTTCTTTTTTCTTATCAACTGAAATGAGCTCTTCAATTATTGGACATCAAAACCCTGTCATATGTTGCAAACATTTTCATCTTCTgccatacaaaaattaaaaacatgcaaaTTTCCTTTATTGCTGCTTTAAATCATTCTGCAAACCACATCCCACTCAATATATAATGAATTCCTGATTATACGTGCATAAGGAAATGTACTATTATGGGTGTGGGTACCAaataaaaaacccccaaacatcCTATTTTCAGGGATATGACAATGATGAAAGGGTGTTGGACATGCTTGTAAGGGAGTAAGCGCAGTAACTGCTGTAATAGTGGTGGTTTGCTGTGTTCTTATGAGGGAGAGAGTATCTCCTCCTTGAGAGATTCAGATAAGctttaagaaagttaaaaaatgaattaggCAGAGAGGTAGGATTTGCAGTGGGGAGGTgtaggaaacagaaaaacaaacaaacaatgcacGTTCAGGAAACAGCGAATAATCCAGTGTGGGTTGGACAATTTTGAAGGAAAATAGTATTTGTAAAAGTAAACCTGCTGGACTGTTTTCTGAATACTTTCCTTCCATTATGTGGTCTGTAGCTGAATTCCCTTAGTCCAGAAGCTTACTAAGTATATTACAATCCTTGGAAAATGAAGCAGAAGCTGCACAAAAGGTGATTTTCATTATCATACCTCTGAACACTGTACTTTCCCGCTTTGGGTTACACACAACTAAACTGGTTGACTAATGCTATATAATTTAAAAGCATGGTCTGCACTTCTCTTTGAGTTTTCTAATCTTATCAGAGTAGATGATATTAAAGGTCCCTTCAGGGTTAAAACTTCTACAGAAATCATAGATTCCAGGAAGTATTCAATCTTATTTTGATTCCAGATAAACATTCTTAGCTTACCTTACACCCTAAATATGGGGAACTCACTGTGAAGGCCTCAGCACAGGCAGCTTCAAAGACGCAAAGCACACTATTCTAACATTATATACACTGTATGTAGAATGGGTCATCTTTGCACAGTAAGATAAGGCGTGGCATTACTGATGTTGATTTTCTCATTCATAAATatggaaaacttaaaatataaccTGAGGGTTTAGTCCCCCCCCAAGCTCATTTAAACCAGACATctgcaaaaatattttgtgaattgtGTTCTAAGTTCTAATAACCAAATAACTTATAGGATCCAGGCTTATGAGTAAATGTTGTATAGTCAGCACAGAATAATGTAACTACGGTTTTAAAAAGTGTAAAGCCCTACATATTCTTAAAGGTTGtgagtgaaaaaaacaaagtatacATATTTAGCTAACCTCAGATTGAGTAAGTTAGTAAATTATTTAGatcagaaaagaataattaaGTTGATGACACAAATTCAAACTCAAGTAGTTTTGACTATTAAGGTAATAGTCTATCATTTGAAACCTTAGCAGCAAACATAAGATACACATAGGTTAAACACATTTTTCCCATctgttaaatatatatgcatataaatatattcatatcctTCAGTAAACTGAAAAGAGCACAAAACTAGAGAACAGATCCTTTCCATATTCAACTTATTTGATCTGCAAATAACATCTTTCCAGCTTTCAACATACATACTAATTTCTTACTTAGCCTTTACACAATTCAACCTGTATTATTTCAGTGTTAATACTAGCTGCATTAATTTGTTAAACAGGGACATCATTATAAGGGGACTTAGG is a window of Globicephala melas chromosome 3, mGloMel1.2, whole genome shotgun sequence DNA encoding:
- the CDO1 gene encoding cysteine dioxygenase type 1, whose product is MERTEVLKPRTLADLIRILHQLFAGEEVNVEEVQAVLEAYESSPAEWAVYAKFDQYRYTRNLVDQGNGKFNLMILCWGEGHGSSIHDHTDSHCFLKMLQGNLKETLFAWPDKKSNEMIKKSERILRENQCAYINDSIGLHRVENISHTEPAVSLHLYSPPFDTCHAFDQRTGHKNKVTMTFHSKFGIRTPFTTSGSLENN